The nucleotide sequence TATTGTTCTATTTTGAAAAACTGAGTAGCAAGCCAAAAATAACTGTGTAAAGAAAGGTCACttaaattaggctgggtgtggtggctcatgcctttaatcccagtactttgggaggtcaagggaggcagatcacgagatcaggagatcaagactatcctggccaacatggagaaaccccatctctactaaaaatacaaaaaagtaggcAGGCATGGAGGCATgtacctgaagtcccagctactcaggaggctgaggcaggagaatcacttgaacccgggaggcagaggttgcagtgagccgagatcacaccactgcactctagcctgggcgacagagcaagactctgtctcaaaaaaagaaaggtcacTATTACCTTTTCTTAGATGAAGGTTCCCAAGGCAGGGAAAGCTAAGTGGAGTCCCAGGAACTTGGTCTGGCTTTGCCTTCCCTGGGAATTTATAAGGACCTCTTCTGGGAAGTTAGTAGGCAATGTCATGAATGAGTCTGGGGAAATATTGGGCTCATTGCAACTGGAGGGTCTGGTACGGCTGATGTGAATTAGGTGCTGTCCAGAGGAAAATGTCCAGAGGTAGCAGGCTGCTTTGTACAGTCAGTGGTAAACTTGCCAAAGGCTATTCTAGTCTAGGAATAGGCCAAGGCTAAGCACTTCTGTGGAGTAAAATGAATGTCCTCAGCTGACTGAGGCAGCAGGAgtcaaaaagaaattatattagtTCATGGTGAAGAAAAGTCAAACATAGATAAAGGTTAAGGTCAGGCTTGCCTGGACATCTAGGAGATAACTGCCCTCAACAAGTCTGAGTCTTGAGTCACTACTCCATTCTGTCTGAACTGGTGGCCGTCTACTTATAGTATACAGCCGTCAACCTGAGATTTCCCTACATAGTCTTCCTGAGTTGGTCTCCTATATCCTGAATCCTGTGGCCTCTTCTTTCCTGGTTTACTCCATTTTGCTAGACCATATCCTCCAGTCAATTCCTTATGATGAAAGTATGAAAGTTAAAATTTCTGAGCTCTTACATTTCTGAAAGTTCCTTCATACTGGATTGATAGTTTAGCTGGGTATAAAAATTCTGGGCTGGCCatcattttccttcagaattttgaTTGCATTATTCAATTATCATCTCTTTTCAATATTGCTTCTAAGAAttccaaaaccattttttttttttctttttgagacagggtctcactctgccacataggctggagtgcaggtagtatgatcttggctcattgcaatctccacctcctggggttaagagattcttcttcctcagcctcctgagtagcagggattacaggcactcatcaccacatccagctaatttttatatttttagtagagatggggttttgctatgttgaccagactggtcttgaactcctaacctcaggtgatctgcccattttggcctcccaaagtgctgggattaaaggcgtgacccaccacacccagcctccaaaaccattttaaaactctttctgGAAGcttgtaaaattttcttttagtccccagcattttaaaatttcagtgatGTGCCTTGGTGTTCTTCCGTTGTGTTGGTCACCCAAGAGGTACTTTGAATCTGGAAACTTCTGTCTTTATGTTTTGGGAAATGTTCTTGATTAGTTTATAGGTGATTTCTTCCTCTCCAttttatctcttctctttttatgaAACTACTATTACTTCAATGTTAGAACTCCTTGACCgctcatttaattttcttctattttccatcTCTGTGTCTTTTTGATCTACTTTTCTATGATAGTCACAACTCTATCTTTAAActcttgaatttttcatttttgatgtcATGATTTTAGTGTGCAAGAGGTAGGTTTGactgtttcttttttgtagtATCTTACTCTTGTTTTATGGATGCAACATCTTCTTTGACTTAAGGATCATAAGATAGGTgggttctttgtttgtttgtttgactgtTTTTGACCCTATGTAAACCTTTTCTACAAGTagctttccccttcctcccttgtTTGGCTTCTATCTCCCACATTAGATGCTTTCTGTGAGCTCATGATACTCCTTGGTTTTCTTTCTCAAGACTAACAGGTAGGACTTTAAAACTTGTTGAGCACGTGGGTGAAACTTGTCTACCATGAATTTCACTGTAGACATTTTGGGAAATGACAGTGTTTATATCTTTAGATCTTGCCTCCTGGGTTAATCAAGTTGTCTGAGTAGACCACAGACTTTTGCCTGGGGATAAACCAGAAATGTGTTTCAGAAAACACTTTGATTCAGTCCTCCTTGTTTTAGTCATTTCCTCCAGTTCCGGAGGTCCCTCATGCTGATCATTCCAGAGCCCTTTACAGATTCTAGGATACACACTGCATGGTTTTCAACTTTCTCATTTTGACATTAAGATTTGACTTTCAGGAGTCTCCCCAGTCCATtaccatttgttcattcagcaagTCCTTGAGCACCCGAtttgtgccagacactcttctaggtGTTGGGGATAcctcagtgaacaaaatagacaaaaatcttTGTCCTGGAAATACGCACACTCCAGTAAGGGGAGAGGGACAATAAGCCAAAGGAAGGAAATTACAGAGTGTGCTAGAAGGTGATAAGTGCTGTAGAAAGTAAGTAAAATGGGTTTGGGAGTTGAGAGTTTGGGAAGGGGATAAATGATGGCAATTTTAAATAGAGTAGTCAGAGTTCTCACTTAGAAGGTGAAATTCGAGTAAAGACTTGAAGGAGGACAGTGAATTAGCCACATGGATGGTTGGAGGAAGGCTTCCAAGCTGAGGGGACAGCCAGAGCCAAGGCCCAGAGGCAGGAGCATGCCTGGTAGTTTTAGGAAACAGGAGGCCAGGATGCTGAGTGGAGTAATAGGGGGCATGAAAGGAGAAACTTGGGTCCACATGGTTCTAGACaggtatttttgtctgttttgggACCTGAAGTTTACTGTTGGACTTGGACTCTTATTCTGAGGAAATAGGGATGTTATTGGGACGTTTGTACAGGAGCGATGTGACCTGAGTTTTGTTTGTAACGGATTAGACTCTGTCTGTGGCATTAAGGCTAGGCTGTGGGGGCAGGAACAGAAGCAGGGGGACCAATTTTGTGGCCTGTGCAGCTTTCTAGGTGAGCAGGGATTGTGGGTTGGAGGAGGATGGTATAGAGGAGGTGACAGGAAGTGGCAGGGCTCTCTAGCTGTGTGTCTGGTATGTAGACACTGGCCACAGATGGCATTTGAGCACTAGAGACCCGGCTGGTCCACATGGAATTTCCATAAGCACATaatacacaccagatttcaaagacttaatatgaaagaaagaatgaaaaataccttgctatttcttttcttttcttttctttttttttttttttttgagacccaggctcgctctgtcacccaggctggagtgcagtggtgtgatctgggctcactgcaatctctgcctgccaggttcaagtgattctcctgcctcagtctcctgagtacctgggactacaggcacatgccaccacacttggctaattttttgtatttttagtggtgatggagtttcaccacgttgtccaggctactctggaactcctgacctcaggggatccgcctgccttggcctcccaaagtgctggaattacaggcgtgagccaccaggctcggccatattttgctattttctacATGGATTACATGTTGCAATGGTAATGTTTGGACTATTGTGGGTTAAATAGAATATATGATTAAAGtgaattcatctatttcttttaactttaaaacataTGTCTGTTAGAGGATTTGAAATTCCACATGCGGCTTGCATTTGTGCCctgcattttatttctgttggacGGTGCTCTTTGGGACGTGCTTTGAAGGTGGAGTCAACAGGATTTGACAGATTACAGAGGAGAGACTTCGAGGGTGATTCCACGACTTCGGGGCTGAGCACCTGGAAGAATGGGGTTAATATTAGCCAAGATGAGGAAGGCTGTTGGTTTGGCAGGTGCGTGGGCAGGTTAGGAGTTTAGTTTTGAATATGTTGGAGGTGTTTATGAAACTTTTAAGTGGAAATGGAAACTAGGCAGTTGGATGCGTAAGTCCAGGGTTCAGGGGGACAGTTCAGGCTGGAGATGAAGATGTGGGAGTCTGAGCAGAGATTGTATTCAAATATTCAATCCATGAGACTTGATGAAATCACTTCTCTTCCAAATGGtgtacagcctacagaatcaTTTTCCCTATCTTTGTAGGTTTATGTCTTcatgttgtttcatttatttttcagttattcaCTGTTTCAGTGAGTTTTGGGTAGGAGCCAGATTGGATGCGTGTGTTCAATTCACCATCCAACACTATTAACGACTTGAAACTTCTGTGGTTGTTCAGTTGCTTTTCTGACCTTTTATTCTGGACAGAAGAGAGATGCTTATGAAGTTGTAGTAATCAGTAAGCCTTCCCACACTGCTCCATCAGCCTTCCTGGAGGAACAATGTCTTCTGTCTTTCCCGTAGGCAAGAAGGCTGCTCGATCTTGCCACAGTGAAAGCGAATGGATTGGCCGCCTTCCTTCTACAACATGTTCAGGAATTACCAGTCCCGTTGGCCCTGCCTTTGGAAGGTAGGTATATGTTCTCAGTTAATCAGAAAGGGAAGGGCAGTCAGTGCAGATCCATGGTTAAGAGTAGAACACACCTCGGTTAGCGTCCCATATGCTGGCAGTGTAGCCTCcatgtgactcagtttccttgttttaaGGCTACCACCACCCCCTATCTCATTGCAATTTTAGGAGGATTAAAAGGACAAAAGCGTGTGATGTTAGCTATTAGCTTTCATTATCTCCCACACAGTACACTGACAATTGGAGCTACCATATGCTGAAGGCTAACTAAAGGTGTTACTTACCATCCAAACTCTCGTTATCTGTACCAAAAAGATACGGACACGCGTTTTGAGTTAGGGCTGGTACCTCTTGATCTCTGAAATTTAGCAGCTCACAATCGGAAACTCAAGAACCAAGTGGATCTAGAGACTCTGGTATCCCTCAGTGCCCAGGGTCACCACCCAAACTCAGGAACAGGAGGAGCTTGGACAGCACCTCTTGAACATACCAGGCATCCTGCCGGGTGCTTTATGGACAATGTCTACCCTTTGCAACAACCCTGAGAAGTAGGTGGTGGTTTTTTCACCttatagatgtggaaactggGCAGGGAGGTTAAGTGACAAGGGAGGGGGAGATGGGTCTGATTGTAAATTGTCCCCACCtacactttctcttttcttgggAGAAGAAATGTCAGTTGTAAAGAGAGGGTGCAAAAGTCTGGCACTCTTTAGGGCTTGTTCCTATACCACTGTAGGGAAAGCTCATTGGCACTGAAGCTCCCTGAGCTGTGCGTGGTGCTGGCAGTTGGGTCTATCACCCTGGGCCCTGCCCTGTGGGCAGCAAGCAAACCTGTGGGAGGGGTGGCTGTAAGTCTGTGCCTGGCACTCGCGAGTGCACTGTCTCGTCAAAGAACGGGATCTAAACATCAGTGCACCACAGGGGGGTTGAGCAGCATGGAGCGCGGGGCCTGGTTTGGCCCTTGGTTGAGGTTTGCCGTTGATATCATCAAGCACAGCTGGTCACTGTAAGACCAGGCCAGGGTGCAGGATTCCCCACACTTCTAAAGGTGTGTTTATTTCTctataaaatgacattttctttttttccggAGAATTTTAGTATCATTGGTGATGGCTGGAAAGCCTGCATTGGAAATCAGGTCGGAAGAGGAAGATATATATCTGATATGTATTGGAGAGGAAGATATTTACCTTATGGTCTAAGTTCAGGGATCCTGGTGTATTCAGAGGGCAGAAAGCTCAGCAATAATCATCAACTCTGGGAACAACAGAGGTGACGTAAACACAGGGCGTCCCCTTTGTGTGACTGCAGATAGTCGTCAGTGAGCTCAGAGCTCTCTGAAAATTACTTGTTAGTTTTTGGGTTGAAAATAAGTGGGCCAGTGTTTGGTTGGGGGCAGTGAGGCTGTGATGGCGGGGGACCGTGCTGAGTTCCTACCAGCCGGGGACTCTAAACCAGCACTTCCCCGTTTCCTGAAAGGGGAACTAAACCCTGACACAGGAAATGGCTCGCTCGCATTGCTTTCAGGATGAGAAAGGAAGAGCAGTAGCCTTCCAAACACACCCTGTGCATGAAAACTCTCCCTGCATGGGGTGCATGGGGAGGATGAGGAAGTGGAGGCAGGATCACAGACTCTCATTCTAGTGCTCAGCTGGGGCACCCTGGTGACCCCGAGGCCTTCTATTGCTAGGCCCACCCAGATCAATCAGGCTCATCTCCCCATCTCGAAGTTTAACTTTATCACATCTGCAGAGTTCCTTTTGCCacataaggtaacatattcacaggttctgaggatCGGGACACGGACATCTTCGAGGGTCTATTGTTGTGCCTACTATAGCCatgaataataatgataataagcaCCATTTTTTGAGAGTTTGCCATGTCAGATATTCTTTTAAACTCTATTTTATCTCACTGCCTCCTGAAACAATCCTTCCAGGTGTATATTgtccccatttttacagatgagagaactgaggcccagaaaggctaAATGGCTTGCCCAAGTGTGTGGTGGACGCAGGTTTTCACGCTCCGGTGTGTCAGACTTCAGAGACTGGGCTCCTGAGCCCTGAAGCCCTTTGTTCCCCTTAGAAAAAGTTAACTGAGAGTGAATGGTGAAGGGATTTATCCAAAGCCACCTGGCCATTATGGCAGGACAGATATCAGAATACAGGTCTTCTGATCCCAGCCTAGAGCCCCTTCCCATCATCTACAACTCCTCCTGGTGTGAGTAATGATAACGGCAGTCACTGATGTCTTTGGACTTACTTTGTGTTGAGCACTGTGCTGAGCACTTGACATACGTCATCTTAGTTGATCCGTGTAAAAAGTCTGTAAGGTAGAGATCAACATTTCTCCCACCTTACAGAGGTGGAAACTGACCGTTAGGAAGTTTCCTTGATTGTCCTCAAAGTCCACAGCTTGTGAATGGAGGAGCCAGGATGGGCGCTTGCTGGCTGTCCTATCCCTTCAGTTATGTCAGCTTCCCCCACAGCAGCCCACTGTCTGATTAGGTCCCCTCTTCACCATGGTGCCACCTTCATCTGCCTCTTCTTCTGCCTTCCAGCTGCCACATGCAGGAAGTACATGGCCAAGCTGAGGACCACGGTGTCTGCTCAGGCTCGCTTCCTCAGCACCTATGATGGGGCAGAGACGCTCTGCCTGGAGGACATATACACAGAGAATGGCCTGGAGGTCTGGGCAGACGTGGGCATGGCTGGACCCCCGCAGAAGAGCCCGGCCACCCTGGGCCTGGAGGAGCTCTTCAGCACCCGCAGCCACCTCAACGACGATGCAGACACCGTGTTGGTGGTCGGTGAGGCGGGCAGCGGCAAGAGCACGCTCCTGCAGCGGCTCCACTTGCTGTGGGCTGCAGGGCGAGACTTCCAGGaatttctctttgtcttcccATTCAGCTGCCGGCAGCTGCAGTGCGTGGCCAAACCACTCTCCGTGCGGACACTACTCTTTGAGCACTGCTGTTGGCCTGATGTTGATCAAGAGGACATCTTCCAGTTCCTCCTTGACCACCCTGACCGTGTCCTGTTAACCTTTGATGGCTTTGATGAGTTCAAGTTCAGGTTCACGGATCATGAGCGTCACTGCTCCCCGACCGACCCCACCTCTGTCCAGACCCTGCTCTTCAACCTTCTGCAGGGCAACCTGCTGAAGAATGCCCGAAAGGTGATGACCAGCCGTCCAGCCGCTGTGTCAGCATTCCTCAGGAAGTACATCCGCACCGAGTTCAACCTCAAGGGCTTCTCTGAACAGGGCATCGAGCTGTACTTGAGGAAGCGCCATCGTGAGCCTGGGGTGGCAGACCGCCTCATCCGCCTGCTCCAAGGGACCTCAGCCCTGCACGGTTTGTGCCACCTTCCTGTCTTCTCGTGGATGGTGTCCAAATGCCACCAGGAACTGTTGCTGCAGGAGGGGGTGTCCCCAAAGACCACTACAGATATGTACCTGCTGATCCTGCAGCATTTTCTGCTGCATGCCACCTccccagactcagcctcccagggtctGGGACCCAGTCTTCTTCGGGGCCGTCTCCCCACCCTTCTGCACCTGGGCAGACTAGCCCTGTGGGGCCTGGGCATGTGCTGCTACGTGTTCTCAGCCCAGCAGCTCCAGGCAGCACAGGTCAGCCCTGATGACATTTCTCTTGGCTTCCTGGTGCGTGCCAAAGGTGTCATGCCAGGGAGTACGGCGCCCCTGGAATTCCTGCACATCACTTTCCAGTGCTTCTTTGCTGCATTCTACCTGGCATTCAGTGCTGATGTGTCACCAGCTTTGCTCAGACACCTCTTCAATTGTGGCAGGCCCGGCAACTCACCGATGGCCAGGCTCCTGCCCACGCTGTGCATCCAGGGCTCAGAGGGAAAGGACGGCAGCGTGGCAGCTTTGCTGCAGAAGGCCGAGCCGCACAACCTTCAGATCACGGCAGCCTTCCTGGCGGGGCTGTTGTCCCGGGAGCACTGGGACCTGCTGGCCGAGTGCCAGGCATCTGAGAAGGCCCTGCTCCGGCGCCAGGCCTGTGCCCGCTGGTGTCTGGCCCGCAGCCTCCGCAAGCACTTCCACTCCATCCCGCCAGCTGCGCCGGGTGAGGCCAAGAGCATGCACGCCATGCCCGGGTTCATCTGGCTTATCCGGAGCCTATACGAGATGCAGGAGGAGCGGCTAGCACGGAAGGCTGCACGTGGCCTGAATGTCGGGCACCTCAAGTTGACATTTTGCAGTGTGGGCCCCGCGGAGTGTGCTGCCCTGGCCTTTGTGCTGCGGCACCTCAGGCAGCCCGTGGCCCTGCAGCTGGACTACAACTCTGTGGGTGACATTGGCGTGGAGCAGCTGCTGCCTTGCCTTGGTGTCTGCAAGGCTCTGTAGTGAGTGTTACTGGGCATTGCTATTCAGGCATGGGGAAGCATCATCAAGGCTAAGCGTGGGAGCACCGAGCTGGGATCTAGAAATCTGGGCCCAGCTTCACCTTTGCCACCCTTCTTTGCACCCCTGTCCAGATCCCTTCCCTTCTGGGTCTTAATTTCAATATGTGGTGATGACAGCCATACTTTATTGACTGGCCTATGTGCTGGGTCTGGTGCTACTCTTTCCGGAATGACCTCATCTAATCTCTACAACTACCCAGGGCTGTAGGCAGGAATGTTATTATCTCCAGTATCCTTGACTTGAGGCTCAGAGGAGTGAAGTAaattgtccagggtcacacaggaaATGGCAGAGTTGAGGTTCACAAATCACATCTTTCTGATAACAGGTTTCCTGCCCCCCACCAGTCTCTGGATACACTTCAGAGGCTCCCTGAAAACCTTGAGGTCACATGCAGAAAGTTTTGTGTACTATGTGTCACCAAATCAGAGGTGACTAGTGCCCCATcagagactttaacatcccaatCAGATGGGAATGTCAGGGCCCAAGAAATAGAAAGTGGCTGCAGGATTTCAACAGTGGCTATCTTCCATTTGCCTGGCCACTTTCAACAATGGAAGAGGAGCCACTCTTGGATTCCTGAGGTAGCACAGTATCCAAACAGGATTTCAGCACTACCTGTATTGCTTAAGAGCCCCAGCCAAAGATATGAGGTTTTGCCCTTTGGAGAATCGGTGCCCCTGAACTCAGTGGCCTCTTTCCACATCTTGGGGGCAGGCAAGGGCAGAGGGTGTGCCTAGGCCTGGGGATCAGCATGCCACAGATTCCCCAACATCCTTCCAGCTTGAAAGGGGACGCCCTGCTTCTATTTAGAACCCATGGGAAAGCAGAAGTTCTAGATTGAAGTTAAAATCGATTCCCAGCCTCCAGGGGCTTTAGGCTACACCTGGATGACCTTAATTGACCCTAAGCATGGGACAAACCTCTTCTTGAGAGTATTAGGATGGTATACATCTTCTCTGGGGCAAAGCAACaagatttatttttcactatGGGCCGAACACATGGATATCCACTAGAAACCGTGCAGTGACTTTTGTTAACCCTGACATAAGGACCATGGTCATAAGGTTAAAGCATAATAACAACataatacataacatatatagtgaatatatatatatgtgttatacaCAATGAATATAAATATGATTATACCCATCATGGTCTTGGAGGAAACAGATGATACACTTAAAATGGATGATTTGAGGAGAGTTTAATAAAGAGATTGTTTATAAGCCATGGGCAGGAGTTAGGAAGAGCGAGAGGGTTGCT is from Macaca fascicularis isolate 582-1 chromosome 20, T2T-MFA8v1.1 and encodes:
- the NOD2 gene encoding nucleotide-binding oligomerization domain-containing protein 2 isoform X11, whose amino-acid sequence is MGFDGGRGGGPVSPDEEERASVLLGHFLGCEMCSQEAFQAQRSQLVELLVSGSLEGFESVLDWLLSWEVLSWEDYEGIHLLGQPLSHLARRLLDTVWNKGTWACQKLVAAAQEAQADSQSPKLHGCWDPHSLHPAQDLQSHRPAIVRRLHSHVEGVLDLARERGFVSQYECDEIRLPIFTPSQRARRLLDLATVKANGLAAFLLQHVQELPVPLALPLEAATCRKYMAKLRTTVSAQARFLSTYDGAETLCLEDIYTENGLEVWADVGMAGPPQKSPATLGLEELFSTRSHLNDDADTVLVVGEAGSGKSTLLQRLHLLWAAGRDFQEFLFVFPFSCRQLQCVAKPLSVRTLLFEHCCWPDVDQEDIFQFLLDHPDRVLLTFDGFDEFKFRFTDHERHCSPTDPTSVQTLLFNLLQGNLLKNARKVMTSRPAAVSAFLRKYIRTEFNLKGFSEQGIELYLRKRHREPGVADRLIRLLQGTSALHGLCHLPVFSWMVSKCHQELLLQEGVSPKTTTDMYLLILQHFLLHATSPDSASQGLGPSLLRGRLPTLLHLGRLALWGLGMCCYVFSAQQLQAAQVSPDDISLGFLVRAKGVMPGSTAPLEFLHITFQCFFAAFYLAFSADVSPALLRHLFNCGRPGNSPMARLLPTLCIQGSEGKDGSVAALLQKAEPHNLQITAAFLAGLLSREHWDLLAECQASEKALLRRQACARWCLARSLRKHFHSIPPAAPGEAKSMHAMPGFIWLIRSLYEMQEERLARKAARGLNVGHLKLTFCSVGPAECAALAFVLRHLRQPVALQLDYNSVGDIGVEQLLPCLGVCKALYLRDNNISDRGICKLIECALHCEQLQKLALFNNKLTDGCAHSMAKLLACRQNFLALRLGNNHITAAGARVLAEGLRGNASLQFLGFWGNRVGDEGAQALAEALGDHQSLRWLSLVGNNIGSVGAQALALMLAKNVMLEELCLEENHLQDEGVCCLAEGLKRNSSLKILKLSNNCITYLGAEALLQALERNDTILEVWLRGNTFSLEEADKLGCRDTRLLL
- the NOD2 gene encoding nucleotide-binding oligomerization domain-containing protein 2 isoform X7, which codes for MDSNEISCEMCSQEAFQAQRSQLVELLVSGSLEGFESVLDWLLSWEVLSWEDYEGIHLLGQPLSHLARRLLDTVWNKGTWACQKLVAAAQEAQADSQSPKLHGCWDPHSLHPAQDLQSHRPAIVRRLHSHVEGVLDLARERGFVSQYECDEIRLPIFTPSQRARRLLDLATVKANGLAAFLLQHVQELPVPLALPLEAATCRKYMAKLRTTVSAQARFLSTYDGAETLCLEDIYTENGLEVWADVGMAGPPQKSPATLGLEELFSTRSHLNDDADTVLVVGEAGSGKSTLLQRLHLLWAAGRDFQEFLFVFPFSCRQLQCVAKPLSVRTLLFEHCCWPDVDQEDIFQFLLDHPDRVLLTFDGFDEFKFRFTDHERHCSPTDPTSVQTLLFNLLQGNLLKNARKVMTSRPAAVSAFLRKYIRTEFNLKGFSEQGIELYLRKRHREPGVADRLIRLLQGTSALHGLCHLPVFSWMVSKCHQELLLQEGVSPKTTTDMYLLILQHFLLHATSPDSASQGLGPSLLRGRLPTLLHLGRLALWGLGMCCYVFSAQQLQAAQVSPDDISLGFLVRAKGVMPGSTAPLEFLHITFQCFFAAFYLAFSADVSPALLRHLFNCGRPGNSPMARLLPTLCIQGSEGKDGSVAALLQKAEPHNLQITAAFLAGLLSREHWDLLAECQASEKALLRRQACARWCLARSLRKHFHSIPPAAPGEAKSMHAMPGFIWLIRSLYEMQEERLARKAARGLNVGHLKLTFCSVGPAECAALAFVLRHLRQPVALQLDYNSVGDIGVEQLLPCLGVCKALYLEENHLQDEGVCCLAEGLKRNSSLKILKLSNNCITYLGAEALLQALERNDTILEVWLRGNTFSLEEADKLGCRDTRLLL
- the NOD2 gene encoding nucleotide-binding oligomerization domain-containing protein 2 isoform X1, whose protein sequence is MDSNEISCEMCSQEAFQAQRSQLVELLVSGSLEGFESVLDWLLSWEVLSWEDYEGIHLLGQPLSHLARRLLDTVWNKGTWACQKLVAAAQEAQADSQSPKLHGCWDPHSLHPAQDLQSHRPAIVRRLHSHVEGVLDLARERGFVSQYECDEIRLPIFTPSQRARRLLDLATVKANGLAAFLLQHVQELPVPLALPLEAATCRKYMAKLRTTVSAQARFLSTYDGAETLCLEDIYTENGLEVWADVGMAGPPQKSPATLGLEELFSTRSHLNDDADTVLVVGEAGSGKSTLLQRLHLLWAAGRDFQEFLFVFPFSCRQLQCVAKPLSVRTLLFEHCCWPDVDQEDIFQFLLDHPDRVLLTFDGFDEFKFRFTDHERHCSPTDPTSVQTLLFNLLQGNLLKNARKVMTSRPAAVSAFLRKYIRTEFNLKGFSEQGIELYLRKRHREPGVADRLIRLLQGTSALHGLCHLPVFSWMVSKCHQELLLQEGVSPKTTTDMYLLILQHFLLHATSPDSASQGLGPSLLRGRLPTLLHLGRLALWGLGMCCYVFSAQQLQAAQVSPDDISLGFLVRAKGVMPGSTAPLEFLHITFQCFFAAFYLAFSADVSPALLRHLFNCGRPGNSPMARLLPTLCIQGSEGKDGSVAALLQKAEPHNLQITAAFLAGLLSREHWDLLAECQASEKALLRRQACARWCLARSLRKHFHSIPPAAPGEAKSMHAMPGFIWLIRSLYEMQEERLARKAARGLNVGHLKLTFCSVGPAECAALAFVLRHLRQPVALQLDYNSVGDIGVEQLLPCLGVCKALYLRDNNISDRGICKLIECALHCEQLQKLALFNNKLTDGCAHSMAKLLACRQNFLALRLGNNHITAAGARVLAEGLRGNASLQFLGFWGNRVGDEGAQALAEALGDHQSLRWLSLVGNNIGSVGAQALALMLAKNVMLEELCLEENHLQDEGVCCLAEGLKRNSSLKILKLSNNCITYLGAEALLQALERNDTILEVWLRGNTFSLEEADKLGCRDTRLLL
- the NOD2 gene encoding nucleotide-binding oligomerization domain-containing protein 2 isoform X3, giving the protein MCSQEAFQAQRSQLVELLVSGSLEGFESVLDWLLSWEVLSWEDYEGIHLLGQPLSHLARRLLDTVWNKGTWACQKLVAAAQEAQADSQSPKLHGCWDPHSLHPAQDLQSHRPAIVRRLHSHVEGVLDLARERGFVSQYECDEIRLPIFTPSQRARRLLDLATVKANGLAAFLLQHVQELPVPLALPLEAATCRKYMAKLRTTVSAQARFLSTYDGAETLCLEDIYTENGLEVWADVGMAGPPQKSPATLGLEELFSTRSHLNDDADTVLVVGEAGSGKSTLLQRLHLLWAAGRDFQEFLFVFPFSCRQLQCVAKPLSVRTLLFEHCCWPDVDQEDIFQFLLDHPDRVLLTFDGFDEFKFRFTDHERHCSPTDPTSVQTLLFNLLQGNLLKNARKVMTSRPAAVSAFLRKYIRTEFNLKGFSEQGIELYLRKRHREPGVADRLIRLLQGTSALHGLCHLPVFSWMVSKCHQELLLQEGVSPKTTTDMYLLILQHFLLHATSPDSASQGLGPSLLRGRLPTLLHLGRLALWGLGMCCYVFSAQQLQAAQVSPDDISLGFLVRAKGVMPGSTAPLEFLHITFQCFFAAFYLAFSADVSPALLRHLFNCGRPGNSPMARLLPTLCIQGSEGKDGSVAALLQKAEPHNLQITAAFLAGLLSREHWDLLAECQASEKALLRRQACARWCLARSLRKHFHSIPPAAPGEAKSMHAMPGFIWLIRSLYEMQEERLARKAARGLNVGHLKLTFCSVGPAECAALAFVLRHLRQPVALQLDYNSVGDIGVEQLLPCLGVCKALYLRDNNISDRGICKLIECALHCEQLQKLALFNNKLTDGCAHSMAKLLACRQNFLALRLGNNHITAAGARVLAEGLRGNASLQFLGFWGNRVGDEGAQALAEALGDHQSLRWLSLVGNNIGSVGAQALALMLAKNVMLEELCLEENHLQDEGVCCLAEGLKRNSSLKILKLSNNCITYLGAEALLQALERNDTILEVWLRGNTFSLEEADKLGCRDTRLLL
- the NOD2 gene encoding nucleotide-binding oligomerization domain-containing protein 2 isoform X2, with protein sequence MGCEMCSQEAFQAQRSQLVELLVSGSLEGFESVLDWLLSWEVLSWEDYEGIHLLGQPLSHLARRLLDTVWNKGTWACQKLVAAAQEAQADSQSPKLHGCWDPHSLHPAQDLQSHRPAIVRRLHSHVEGVLDLARERGFVSQYECDEIRLPIFTPSQRARRLLDLATVKANGLAAFLLQHVQELPVPLALPLEAATCRKYMAKLRTTVSAQARFLSTYDGAETLCLEDIYTENGLEVWADVGMAGPPQKSPATLGLEELFSTRSHLNDDADTVLVVGEAGSGKSTLLQRLHLLWAAGRDFQEFLFVFPFSCRQLQCVAKPLSVRTLLFEHCCWPDVDQEDIFQFLLDHPDRVLLTFDGFDEFKFRFTDHERHCSPTDPTSVQTLLFNLLQGNLLKNARKVMTSRPAAVSAFLRKYIRTEFNLKGFSEQGIELYLRKRHREPGVADRLIRLLQGTSALHGLCHLPVFSWMVSKCHQELLLQEGVSPKTTTDMYLLILQHFLLHATSPDSASQGLGPSLLRGRLPTLLHLGRLALWGLGMCCYVFSAQQLQAAQVSPDDISLGFLVRAKGVMPGSTAPLEFLHITFQCFFAAFYLAFSADVSPALLRHLFNCGRPGNSPMARLLPTLCIQGSEGKDGSVAALLQKAEPHNLQITAAFLAGLLSREHWDLLAECQASEKALLRRQACARWCLARSLRKHFHSIPPAAPGEAKSMHAMPGFIWLIRSLYEMQEERLARKAARGLNVGHLKLTFCSVGPAECAALAFVLRHLRQPVALQLDYNSVGDIGVEQLLPCLGVCKALYLRDNNISDRGICKLIECALHCEQLQKLALFNNKLTDGCAHSMAKLLACRQNFLALRLGNNHITAAGARVLAEGLRGNASLQFLGFWGNRVGDEGAQALAEALGDHQSLRWLSLVGNNIGSVGAQALALMLAKNVMLEELCLEENHLQDEGVCCLAEGLKRNSSLKILKLSNNCITYLGAEALLQALERNDTILEVWLRGNTFSLEEADKLGCRDTRLLL